In a single window of the Necator americanus strain Aroian chromosome X, whole genome shotgun sequence genome:
- a CDS encoding hypothetical protein (NECATOR_CHRX.G26483.T1) has translation MTPTLCFHQRSCSCCNVSIHTDFVAVIFDELYTTRYIVDSFINRTEAYVDVASNATTCLSATFSEPTHGGV, from the exons ATGACTCCCACGTTATGTTTTCATCAGCGATCGTGTTCATGCTGTAACGTTTCCATTCACACCGATTTCGTTGCAGTCATATTTGACGAG CTCTACACGACGCGTTACATCGTCGATAGCTTCATCAACAGAACCGAGGCCTACGTGGATGTAGCGAGCAACGCAACCACATGTCTCTC AGCCACCTTCTCTGAACCAACTCACGGCGGCGTTTAA